A single genomic interval of Wolbachia endosymbiont of Diaphorina citri harbors:
- a CDS encoding phage tail protein: MLSLGPYKFAPTSLKYNRENRWSTIECIENIPLLQNIGQGIENIDLEGTIYPHNLNGLNQLKNMKEAENPNVLVDSLGNILGQFVITRFEEKLTSFFPCGLPKKVEFNLSLRRYS, from the coding sequence ATGTTGTCTCTTGGCCCTTATAAATTTGCTCCAACAAGTTTAAAGTATAATAGAGAAAATCGTTGGAGTACAATTGAGTGTATTGAAAATATACCACTATTACAAAATATCGGTCAAGGTATAGAAAATATAGATTTAGAAGGAACGATTTATCCACATAATCTCAACGGGCTAAATCAATTAAAGAATATGAAAGAAGCTGAAAACCCAAATGTTTTAGTAGATAGTTTAGGTAATATTTTAGGACAATTTGTAATTACTCGTTTTGAAGAAAAGCTAACGTCATTTTTCCCTTGTGGGTTACCAAAGAAAGTTGAATTTAATTTAAGTTTGAGGCGCTATTCATGA
- a CDS encoding tail protein X codes for MTIYYLTKEKDMLDYICWEHYGFTSGVVEVVLEKNPGLAEYGSFLPAGLKITLPVREKPLQKSTLKVWE; via the coding sequence ATGACTATATATTACTTGACAAAAGAGAAGGACATGTTGGACTATATTTGCTGGGAACACTATGGATTTACTTCAGGAGTAGTAGAAGTGGTCTTGGAAAAAAATCCTGGACTTGCGGAATATGGAAGCTTTTTACCGGCAGGACTGAAAATTACATTGCCTGTAAGAGAAAAGCCTCTACAAAAGTCAACTTTAAAGGTTTGGGAATAA
- a CDS encoding phage late control D family protein, with protein sequence MQPDFIIEEYELTKDRLVSMHITDESGTIEDVVEICVDYRDDNIKVPKELKIALGYRETGVLPIGVYTVNEVTVQSPPKTLTIKAHATNLMISLKEKVSREWHQITLGDLVKEIANKHGYGHKVAEEFKDILIPHIDQTEESDINLLTRIAIEREAMAKLAGGYILFIPKGAAKSATGKVLGTTTIRPEDTINWKVHFTVRNKYNSVLAKWYSYEKGEQISETVGSGEPSYAIQTIYPNAESAISAAKARFKQLQRNNETLEMTIPGNPELFAEAKLNLVGFNQDIDGKWVVDKAEHTLNSSGYLTTLSASLSKY encoded by the coding sequence ATGCAGCCAGACTTTATTATTGAAGAGTATGAATTAACAAAAGACCGCTTAGTGTCAATGCATATTACTGATGAATCAGGGACTATAGAAGATGTAGTTGAAATATGTGTTGATTACAGGGATGATAACATAAAAGTTCCAAAAGAGCTAAAGATTGCTTTGGGATATAGAGAAACAGGAGTACTACCTATAGGTGTATATACAGTCAATGAAGTTACAGTACAAAGTCCACCAAAAACCTTAACGATCAAAGCTCATGCAACAAATTTGATGATATCACTAAAGGAAAAAGTATCTAGGGAGTGGCACCAGATTACACTGGGTGATCTAGTCAAAGAAATAGCAAATAAACATGGATATGGGCACAAAGTTGCTGAAGAATTTAAAGATATATTGATACCACACATTGATCAGACTGAGGAAAGTGATATAAATTTATTAACTAGGATAGCTATAGAGCGAGAAGCCATGGCAAAATTAGCAGGAGGATATATATTATTTATTCCAAAAGGTGCAGCAAAATCAGCAACAGGAAAGGTTTTAGGAACAACAACTATCAGACCTGAAGACACAATCAATTGGAAAGTACATTTTACTGTACGTAATAAATACAACTCAGTGCTAGCAAAATGGTATAGTTATGAAAAGGGAGAGCAAATATCAGAAACAGTAGGCAGCGGTGAACCAAGTTACGCCATACAGACAATTTATCCAAATGCAGAATCAGCAATTAGTGCAGCAAAAGCCAGATTTAAGCAACTGCAGCGTAATAATGAGACTTTAGAGATGACAATACCAGGTAATCCAGAGCTATTTGCAGAAGCAAAACTTAATCTTGTAGGATTCAATCAAGACATAGATGGTAAATGGGTGGTTGATAAAGCAGAACATACTTTAAATAGTTCAGGTTATCTTACTACATTATCAGCGTCTTTGAGTAAGTATTAA
- a CDS encoding ankyrin repeat domain-containing protein gives MLNMSKISRNKFLWCIVAIVFIVITYYYQKSKAAEDHQKMLEVSAKNCDLDTLKLLIKKSRGDSRVSERALYDAAEKGCLEVVKFLLDEGVDINTSLALLSAADSGQLEVVKLLLKRGANPHVEGRKRRTAKTIAMKRSAYSGNKKSYREIVDLLAEAEKNYKTEK, from the coding sequence ATGCTGAACATGAGCAAGATATCAAGAAACAAGTTTTTGTGGTGTATAGTAGCAATAGTATTTATTGTTATTACGTATTACTATCAAAAATCTAAGGCTGCTGAAGATCATCAGAAAATGTTGGAAGTGTCAGCTAAGAACTGTGACTTAGACACTCTGAAATTATTAATAAAAAAGAGTAGAGGTGATTCAAGAGTTAGTGAAAGAGCATTATATGATGCCGCAGAGAAAGGATGCTTAGAAGTTGTCAAATTTCTGCTCGATGAAGGAGTAGATATAAATACTAGTTTAGCGCTACTTAGTGCTGCTGACAGTGGCCAATTAGAGGTTGTGAAACTTTTACTAAAAAGAGGAGCTAACCCTCATGTTGAAGGCCGGAAAAGAAGAACTGCAAAAACTATAGCAATGAAAAGGTCAGCTTATAGTGGAAATAAGAAGTCTTATAGAGAAATCGTAGACCTACTTGCTGAGGCAGAAAAAAATTATAAAACAGAAAAGTAA
- a CDS encoding patatin-like phospholipase family protein, whose product MIKYILSVDGGGIRGIIPAIILAEIEKRTRKRVAEIFHLMAGTSTGGIVVAGLCKKDERGNPQYSANDLVELYQKYGAYIFKSSFLRRSIFSWLNCAQYPHKNIEFVLHKYFGEDILKNTLSNVLITSYDIHNHCPFFFKSWKEDRNFIKLRDVLRAATAAPTYFAPKYLKVNQKEMVLVDGGVFANNPAACAYASGKKLFPNDEIILLSIGTGRTDRSIDNSRRFGKISWIKPLLHVMFASSLDAVNYQLNQVIADKYIRIQSQLKIASPDMDNITSKNIKSLQQEANAMIEDNQKLIDKLCDFIS is encoded by the coding sequence ATGATTAAATATATTTTATCCGTTGATGGAGGTGGAATTAGAGGAATCATTCCTGCCATTATTCTAGCAGAAATAGAAAAAAGAACAAGAAAGAGAGTAGCTGAAATCTTTCACTTAATGGCAGGAACCTCAACCGGTGGAATTGTTGTAGCAGGTTTATGCAAAAAAGATGAACGGGGAAATCCCCAATATTCAGCCAATGATTTAGTCGAGCTTTACCAAAAGTACGGAGCATATATTTTTAAATCTTCATTTTTGAGAAGATCAATATTTTCTTGGCTTAATTGTGCACAATACCCACATAAAAATATTGAATTTGTACTTCATAAATATTTTGGAGAGGATATTCTAAAAAACACATTAAGTAACGTGTTGATTACGAGTTACGATATTCACAATCACTGCCCATTTTTCTTCAAAAGCTGGAAAGAGGATAGAAATTTTATTAAATTAAGGGATGTATTAAGAGCTGCAACGGCTGCACCTACTTACTTTGCACCTAAATATTTAAAAGTCAACCAAAAGGAAATGGTATTAGTGGATGGCGGGGTGTTTGCCAATAATCCAGCGGCTTGTGCATATGCAAGTGGTAAGAAATTGTTTCCAAATGATGAGATTATACTGTTATCAATAGGTACTGGCAGAACAGATAGGAGCATAGATAATTCAAGGAGATTTGGAAAAATAAGCTGGATAAAACCACTACTACATGTGATGTTTGCCTCAAGTTTAGATGCAGTAAACTATCAACTTAATCAAGTTATAGCTGATAAATATATACGTATACAATCGCAACTAAAAATAGCATCACCTGACATGGATAATATTACATCAAAAAATATCAAATCTCTTCAGCAAGAGGCAAATGCAATGATAGAGGACAACCAGAAATTAATAGATAAACTTTGCGATTTCATATCTTAA